A single Arachnia propionica DNA region contains:
- a CDS encoding phosphoglyceromutase, with protein MTGKLILLRHGESEWNAKNLFTGWVDVDINEKGEAEARKAAELLASEGLLPTVLHTSLLRRAIHTAYLALDGCDRHWIPVRRSWRLNERHYGALQGLDKTATRDKYGDEQFMLWRRSYDTPPPVQDTDAEYSQFNDPRYADIPANERPRTECLKDVVARMLPYWEESIIPDLDAGHTVLVTAHGNSLRALVKHLDGISDEDIAGLNIPTGIPLLYELNENHRPLVKGGRYLDPEAAAASIEAVKNQGKK; from the coding sequence ATGACCGGAAAGCTGATCCTGCTCCGTCACGGCGAGAGCGAATGGAACGCAAAGAACCTGTTCACCGGGTGGGTGGACGTCGACATCAACGAGAAGGGTGAGGCCGAGGCCCGGAAAGCAGCGGAACTGCTGGCCTCGGAAGGGCTGCTGCCGACGGTGCTGCACACATCGTTGCTGCGTCGCGCCATCCACACCGCCTACCTGGCACTCGACGGCTGCGACCGCCACTGGATTCCGGTGCGCCGCAGCTGGCGTCTGAACGAGCGCCATTACGGCGCGCTGCAGGGGCTGGACAAGACCGCCACCCGCGACAAGTACGGTGACGAGCAGTTCATGTTGTGGCGTCGCAGCTACGACACCCCGCCGCCGGTGCAGGACACCGACGCGGAGTACTCGCAGTTCAACGATCCCCGCTACGCCGACATCCCCGCAAACGAGCGTCCCCGCACCGAGTGCCTCAAGGACGTCGTGGCGCGCATGCTGCCGTACTGGGAGGAGTCCATCATCCCGGATCTGGATGCCGGTCACACCGTCCTGGTCACCGCGCACGGCAACTCCCTGCGTGCGCTGGTCAAGCACCTGGACGGCATCTCCGACGAGGACATCGCGGGGCTGAACATCCCCACCGGGATCCCCCTGCTCTATGAACTCAACGAGAACCACAGGCCCCTGGTCAAGGGCGGCCGTTACCTCGACCCGGAGGCGGCCGCCGCCTCCATCGAGGCCGTCAAGAACCAGGGCAAGAAGTAG
- a CDS encoding MFS transporter, with protein sequence MSATVVRQKPLMTMPQILLMNLGFFGVQYSFGMQQTAINPIYQFLGADPEEMPLLNLAGPITGLLIQPIIGAISDKTWVPKWGRRRPFLLAGAIGCSVCLFLFPFASAVWMAVLLLWLLDVSNNTAMEPYRAFISDRLPPSQLAKGFLAQSFFAGLGITLANVSLFVFQQVVPGIFGSLPSWVMASFMLGTVASIATVLVSILSTKELEPTPEELAELRAHKTGFVGTLKEIWEAIVEMPVQLRKLALVYLFQWYAMNCYWQYVSLSVGESIFGATNALKEADPDRYKTLFEQATAWTGLVNGAYNVVTFCVAFALVVLAKRHGAKFVHTTCLLLAAVGLAFFPHITDKYLLFVPIIGLGIAWASILGVPYIMAVRMIPSTRYGVYMGIINMMIVIPMLIQTVTFGTVYKLIGDHPGNAITFAAVLLALAAIAMLWIKEPPIVKDVDDLSEPVPAEN encoded by the coding sequence ATGAGCGCGACGGTTGTGCGGCAGAAGCCGCTCATGACGATGCCGCAGATCCTGCTGATGAACCTGGGATTCTTCGGTGTCCAGTACTCCTTCGGCATGCAGCAGACGGCCATCAACCCCATCTACCAGTTCCTCGGCGCAGACCCCGAGGAAATGCCGCTGCTGAACCTGGCCGGGCCGATCACCGGCCTGCTGATCCAGCCCATAATCGGCGCCATTTCGGACAAGACATGGGTTCCCAAGTGGGGCCGCAGGCGTCCCTTCCTGCTGGCCGGCGCCATCGGCTGCTCCGTGTGCCTGTTCCTGTTCCCCTTCGCCTCCGCGGTGTGGATGGCCGTGCTGCTGCTGTGGCTGCTCGACGTGTCCAACAACACCGCCATGGAGCCCTACCGGGCGTTCATCTCCGACAGACTGCCGCCGTCGCAGCTGGCCAAGGGCTTCCTGGCCCAGTCCTTCTTCGCCGGCCTCGGAATCACCCTGGCCAACGTGTCGCTGTTCGTGTTCCAGCAGGTCGTCCCCGGCATCTTCGGCAGCCTTCCCTCCTGGGTGATGGCCTCCTTCATGCTGGGTACCGTCGCCTCCATCGCCACCGTGCTGGTCTCGATCCTCAGCACCAAGGAACTCGAACCCACGCCCGAGGAACTCGCCGAGCTGCGCGCCCACAAGACCGGTTTCGTCGGCACCCTCAAGGAGATCTGGGAAGCCATCGTCGAGATGCCCGTCCAGCTGCGCAAGCTGGCGCTGGTCTACCTGTTCCAGTGGTACGCCATGAACTGCTACTGGCAGTACGTGTCGCTGTCCGTGGGGGAGTCCATCTTCGGGGCGACCAATGCACTGAAGGAAGCCGATCCGGATCGGTACAAGACCTTGTTCGAGCAGGCCACGGCATGGACCGGCCTGGTCAACGGTGCCTACAACGTCGTGACCTTCTGCGTGGCCTTCGCTCTGGTGGTCCTGGCCAAACGGCACGGCGCGAAGTTCGTCCACACCACCTGCCTGCTGCTGGCGGCGGTCGGCCTGGCCTTCTTCCCGCACATCACCGACAAGTACCTGCTGTTCGTGCCGATCATCGGCCTGGGTATCGCATGGGCCTCCATCTTGGGTGTGCCCTACATCATGGCCGTCCGCATGATCCCGTCCACCCGCTACGGCGTCTACATGGGCATCATCAACATGATGATCGTCATCCCGATGCTCATCCAGACCGTCACCTTCGGCACCGTCTACAAGCTGATCGGTGACCACCCCGGTAACGCGATCACCTTCGCCGCCGTCCTCCTGGCCCTGGCGGCCATCGCGATGCTCTGGATCAAGGAGCCGCCGATCGTCAAGGACGTCGACGATCTGTCCGAACCCGTGCCTGCCGAAAACTGA
- a CDS encoding biotin/lipoyl-containing protein → MKLKVTVNQTEYEIDVEVEKETPSLPPIVIGGSGGAPAAAPAPSAAGAAGANAVVAPLAGSVARILVAEGDEVEAGQVLLVLEAMKMETEITAPAAGTVSAILVKPGEPVQGGQGLIEL, encoded by the coding sequence ATGAAACTGAAGGTGACCGTCAATCAGACGGAGTACGAGATTGATGTTGAGGTCGAGAAGGAAACCCCAAGCCTTCCGCCGATCGTGATCGGCGGCTCGGGCGGCGCACCGGCGGCGGCCCCGGCCCCGTCGGCCGCCGGCGCGGCTGGCGCCAACGCCGTCGTCGCACCGCTGGCCGGGTCGGTGGCCCGCATCCTCGTCGCCGAGGGCGACGAGGTCGAGGCAGGTCAGGTGCTCCTGGTCCTGGAGGCCATGAAGATGGAAACCGAGATCACGGCCCCCGCGGCCGGCACGGTTTCGGCCATCCTCGTCAAGCCGGGTGAGCCCGTCCAGGGCGGTCAGGGCCTCATCGAGCTCTGA
- a CDS encoding methylmalonyl-CoA carboxytransferase subunit 5S: MSPRKIGVTELVLRDAHQSLMATRMALEDMVDACADIDAAGYWSVECWGGATFDSCIRFLNEDPWVRLRTFRELMPNTRLQMLLRGQNLLGYRHYEDTVVEEFVEKSAENGMDVFRVFDALNDPRNMAQAMQAVKKVGKHAQGTICYTISPVHTVEGYVKLAGQLIDMGAESIALKDMAALLQPQPAYDIIRGIKETYGDIQINVHCHSTTGVTLVSLMKAIEAGADVVDTAISSMSLGPGHNPTESLVAMLEGTDYTTDLDMDRLVKIRDHFAKIRPKYAEFESATLVDTGIFSSQIPGGMLSNMESQLKAQGAGDRIDEVMAEVPLVKADAGHPPLVTPSSQIVGTQAVFNVLMGRYKVLTGEFADLMLGYYGECLGERNPEVIKLAQAQAKKDPITVRPADLLKPEWDELVAQAKELEGADGTEEDVLTNAMFPGVAPGFFKTRAEGPKNVGKTAEQLAAEEEAAKRKAQGISGPVKYNVTIAGRSHSVSVEPA, from the coding sequence ATGAGTCCTCGAAAGATCGGCGTCACCGAGCTGGTGCTCAGGGACGCACACCAGAGTTTGATGGCAACCCGAATGGCCTTGGAAGACATGGTCGACGCCTGTGCAGACATCGATGCCGCAGGTTACTGGTCTGTGGAGTGTTGGGGTGGTGCAACCTTCGATTCCTGTATCCGCTTCCTCAATGAGGATCCCTGGGTCAGGCTCCGTACGTTCCGTGAACTGATGCCCAATACCCGTCTCCAGATGCTGCTGCGTGGCCAGAACCTTCTCGGCTACCGCCACTACGAGGACACGGTGGTGGAAGAGTTCGTCGAGAAGTCGGCTGAGAACGGCATGGACGTCTTCCGTGTCTTTGACGCCCTCAACGACCCCCGCAACATGGCCCAGGCGATGCAGGCCGTCAAGAAGGTCGGCAAGCACGCCCAGGGCACCATCTGCTACACCATCTCGCCGGTCCACACCGTCGAGGGCTACGTGAAGCTCGCCGGGCAGCTCATCGACATGGGCGCCGAGTCGATCGCCCTCAAGGACATGGCCGCCCTCCTCCAGCCGCAGCCCGCCTACGACATCATCCGCGGCATCAAGGAAACCTACGGCGACATCCAGATCAACGTTCACTGCCACTCCACCACGGGCGTCACCCTCGTCAGTCTCATGAAGGCCATCGAGGCGGGTGCCGACGTGGTCGACACGGCCATCTCGTCGATGAGCCTTGGCCCCGGCCACAATCCGACCGAATCTCTCGTCGCGATGCTCGAGGGCACCGACTACACCACCGACCTCGACATGGACCGCCTCGTCAAGATCCGCGACCACTTCGCGAAGATCCGCCCGAAGTACGCCGAGTTCGAGTCGGCCACGCTGGTGGACACCGGCATCTTCTCCTCCCAGATCCCCGGCGGCATGCTCTCCAACATGGAATCGCAGCTCAAGGCCCAGGGCGCGGGCGACCGCATCGACGAGGTCATGGCCGAGGTGCCGCTGGTCAAGGCCGACGCAGGCCATCCGCCGCTGGTCACCCCGTCCTCCCAGATCGTCGGCACCCAGGCCGTCTTCAACGTCCTGATGGGCCGCTACAAGGTGCTGACGGGCGAGTTCGCGGACCTCATGCTCGGTTACTACGGCGAATGCCTCGGTGAGCGCAACCCCGAGGTCATCAAGCTGGCGCAGGCGCAGGCCAAGAAGGACCCCATCACGGTGCGTCCCGCGGACCTTCTCAAACCCGAATGGGACGAACTCGTCGCCCAGGCCAAGGAACTCGAAGGCGCCGACGGCACCGAGGAGGACGTCCTGACCAACGCCATGTTCCCGGGGGTGGCTCCCGGGTTCTTCAAGACCCGCGCTGAGGGGCCCAAGAACGTCGGCAAGACCGCTGAGCAGCTGGCCGCCGAGGAAGAGGCCGCCAAGCGCAAGGCCCAGGGGATCTCCGGTCCCGTCAAGTACAACGTCACCATCGCTGGCCGTTCGCACAGCGTTTCCGTCGAGCCCGCCTGA
- a CDS encoding ABC transporter ATP-binding protein, with translation MWRFALLTCREADATSRVRNLMVIGAVVAGAFARILAPVVLGLGLEFALQGAWWRWGLPAVAVLYAAIWWLGSAGRACFLPTYGRLEQAMQSRFMVRALERSNRSDPRARGRVDESTVGFAIDSAASALREGLSCLHLSLLPAGVSILAGTATVGLVGGIGVLAVFLATVLVYAAISTPLIRRHQRLQTLFFKEAMRSFGVLVNLLSLWRETRIFDGHAHARQWYRRDRSRVERRAMRSYRATRGLQVSQALVLAAGIAVALCLFARAGEPPSLGVMIAVSGVFLSAVAPLQDAGFGLSTLAVSESQYREAQTRIDPPVDDATGALGAAPEPPVWTPGRPVWCLGDSRAGKTTWAERFLGLRGLADGSLRTGPGRGEAFSYLPQEPGLLAGTVIDNVRFGRDLPPGAVDGILRELGLGEFSRGGAREHEVIAPDRGGVSVGEGRRVALARALADESSRIVVLDEPTAGMDANLRDQVWRIIESRAERCVVVVATHDPQAPIRDDDPAVTLPED, from the coding sequence ATGTGGCGATTCGCGCTCCTGACCTGCCGGGAGGCGGACGCCACCTCCCGGGTGCGGAACCTGATGGTGATCGGCGCCGTCGTTGCGGGGGCGTTCGCGCGGATCCTCGCCCCGGTGGTGCTGGGGCTCGGGTTGGAGTTCGCCCTCCAAGGCGCGTGGTGGCGCTGGGGGCTGCCCGCCGTCGCGGTGCTCTACGCGGCGATCTGGTGGCTGGGAAGCGCGGGCCGGGCCTGTTTCCTGCCGACCTACGGCCGCCTGGAACAGGCCATGCAGTCCCGTTTCATGGTTCGTGCCCTGGAGCGCAGCAACCGGTCCGACCCGCGCGCCAGGGGACGGGTGGACGAGTCCACCGTGGGTTTCGCCATCGACTCCGCGGCGTCCGCCCTGCGCGAGGGACTGAGTTGCCTGCACCTGTCCCTGCTGCCCGCCGGGGTCAGCATTCTCGCGGGTACGGCGACGGTCGGTCTCGTGGGAGGAATCGGGGTGCTCGCCGTCTTCCTGGCCACCGTGCTGGTCTACGCCGCCATCAGCACCCCACTGATCCGCCGCCATCAACGCCTCCAGACGCTCTTCTTCAAGGAGGCGATGCGAAGCTTCGGGGTGCTGGTGAACCTGCTGTCCCTGTGGCGGGAAACCAGGATCTTCGACGGCCATGCCCACGCCCGGCAGTGGTACCGGCGCGACAGATCGAGGGTCGAGCGCCGCGCCATGCGCTCCTACCGCGCCACCCGCGGCCTCCAGGTGAGCCAGGCCCTGGTGCTCGCGGCCGGGATTGCCGTCGCGCTCTGCCTGTTCGCCCGGGCCGGCGAACCCCCGTCGCTGGGCGTCATGATCGCGGTCTCCGGGGTTTTCCTGTCCGCCGTCGCGCCCCTGCAGGACGCCGGCTTCGGCCTGTCCACCCTGGCGGTCTCGGAGAGCCAGTACCGGGAGGCGCAGACCAGGATCGACCCGCCGGTCGACGACGCCACCGGGGCACTGGGAGCCGCGCCGGAACCACCGGTGTGGACGCCCGGTAGGCCCGTCTGGTGCCTGGGTGACAGCAGGGCCGGCAAGACCACTTGGGCGGAACGGTTCCTTGGGCTCCGAGGCCTGGCCGACGGAAGCCTCCGCACCGGACCCGGCCGCGGGGAAGCCTTCTCTTACCTGCCCCAGGAACCGGGACTGCTGGCAGGCACGGTCATCGACAACGTGCGTTTCGGACGCGACCTGCCACCCGGTGCCGTCGACGGGATCCTCCGGGAGCTCGGCCTGGGGGAGTTCTCCCGGGGAGGGGCCCGCGAACACGAGGTGATCGCCCCCGACCGGGGTGGGGTCTCGGTGGGGGAGGGGCGCCGGGTCGCGTTGGCCAGGGCACTCGCCGACGAATCCAGCAGGATCGTGGTACTGGACGAACCGACCGCCGGGATGGACGCGAATCTCAGGGACCAGGTGTGGCGCATCATCGAGTCGCGTGCCGAGCGGTGCGTCGTCGTGGTCGCCACCCACGACCCGCAGGCCCCCATCCGAGACGACGACCCGGCCGTCACCCTCCCGGAGGACTGA
- a CDS encoding SRPBCC family protein, with product MVANVMLIVERKFDYPQKRVFKAWTAPEEMMLWRGSPGWHVEQETVSSELKLGGKHHHVKIRDNDPTVRVTTDAVFTEYFDPDVFVARQRITGDPGIDPDIPMELRVEFTKYGGGTLVRIVQGPYEPSRAEYHATGWERELNRLEDFLAANPEGVSR from the coding sequence ATGGTCGCCAATGTCATGTTGATCGTCGAGCGGAAGTTCGACTATCCCCAGAAACGCGTTTTCAAAGCGTGGACCGCACCCGAGGAGATGATGCTCTGGCGAGGCAGTCCCGGGTGGCACGTCGAGCAGGAAACGGTTTCCTCCGAATTGAAGCTCGGCGGCAAACACCACCACGTGAAGATCCGCGACAACGACCCGACGGTCAGGGTCACCACGGATGCGGTCTTCACCGAGTACTTCGATCCGGATGTCTTCGTCGCCCGCCAGCGCATCACCGGCGACCCCGGCATTGATCCCGACATTCCCATGGAACTGCGCGTCGAGTTCACCAAGTACGGCGGCGGAACCCTCGTGCGCATCGTGCAGGGACCCTACGAACCCTCCCGCGCCGAGTACCACGCCACCGGTTGGGAGCGGGAGCTGAACCGCCTCGAGGATTTCCTGGCCGCCAACCCTGAGGGAGTTTCCCGATGA
- a CDS encoding universal stress protein, which translates to MLKDYTTVVVGTDGSELAVPTVTRAAWIATKEDADLVIVCAYGGGSRRADAKVPLTETAPSRIGQVPGKEAATLAVTQAKDIAVAAGARVKATLLVEADPAEALLSSSKQHLGDLIVIGAIRDRSIAGRLLGDVASVVVRRAHCDVLVIRPVNPDEGEQIRPESDA; encoded by the coding sequence ATGCTCAAGGACTACACCACGGTCGTCGTCGGAACCGATGGTTCCGAACTCGCCGTGCCGACCGTCACCCGGGCCGCGTGGATCGCGACCAAGGAGGACGCCGACCTGGTTATCGTGTGCGCCTACGGCGGCGGTTCCCGAAGGGCCGACGCGAAGGTGCCGCTGACCGAGACCGCACCGAGCCGCATCGGGCAGGTTCCGGGCAAGGAAGCGGCCACGCTGGCCGTCACACAGGCCAAGGACATCGCCGTCGCCGCCGGGGCGCGCGTGAAGGCCACCCTGCTGGTGGAAGCGGATCCCGCCGAGGCGCTGCTCAGCAGCTCGAAACAGCACCTCGGGGATCTCATCGTGATCGGCGCCATCCGCGACCGCTCGATCGCCGGCCGCCTGCTCGGTGACGTCGCCAGCGTCGTCGTCAGGCGAGCCCACTGCGACGTGCTGGTGATCCGCCCGGTCAACCCGGACGAGGGCGAACAGATCCGCCCGGAAAGCGACGCGTGA
- a CDS encoding chloride channel protein produces MSSDPSLQHNTTTSHTTAGASGLRRFAAAVVLAGITAGVTGWACAHLLHTVEHFVWSISEGHLVTALETVPWWRRFLTLAAAGVIGAVSWVLLHRTGPGPVSTEQAVAGRRMPVLRTIWHAATQIIIIAMGASLGREVAPREAGAALSGWISDRFGLNEEDRRILVACGAGAGLAAVYGIPLSGIFFALEALLATFSKRSLASALAVSGIAVFVSTGWARPEVYYRMPELVSSPALVAWAVLCGPAIGLAGALFGEAVKRAEQKRPTTTRLLWVMPLGFAVVGAVSIWVPWVLGNGHPVTQTVTNQVAEVGPQALGLITLLLLAKAVTTLITVRAGAWGGTLNPGIALGAALGGLTGLVWSLIWPGSNLVACVFIGAAAFLGASIKAPLTGFALVLELTHSGATVLVPTALAIAGATAAASWWRNRGKKHDENNDDEETGPVALTTGPVEKVN; encoded by the coding sequence GTGAGTTCCGACCCGTCCCTACAGCACAACACCACCACATCACACACCACCGCCGGAGCCTCGGGGCTTCGGCGTTTCGCTGCCGCCGTCGTCCTGGCGGGAATCACCGCGGGTGTCACCGGATGGGCCTGCGCACACCTGCTGCACACCGTGGAGCACTTCGTCTGGAGCATCTCCGAGGGGCACCTGGTCACGGCTCTGGAGACCGTCCCGTGGTGGCGCCGGTTCCTCACCCTCGCGGCGGCCGGTGTGATCGGCGCGGTGTCGTGGGTGCTGCTGCACCGCACCGGACCCGGGCCGGTCTCGACGGAACAGGCCGTGGCGGGCAGGCGCATGCCGGTGCTGCGCACCATCTGGCACGCCGCCACGCAGATCATCATCATCGCCATGGGCGCCTCGCTCGGCCGCGAGGTCGCGCCGCGGGAGGCCGGCGCCGCGCTGTCCGGGTGGATCAGCGACCGGTTCGGGCTGAACGAGGAGGATCGGAGGATCCTGGTGGCATGCGGGGCCGGGGCGGGTCTGGCCGCCGTCTACGGCATCCCCCTGTCCGGCATCTTCTTCGCCCTGGAGGCCCTCCTCGCCACCTTCTCGAAACGCTCCCTGGCCTCGGCGCTCGCCGTCTCCGGCATCGCCGTGTTCGTCTCGACCGGGTGGGCCAGGCCGGAGGTCTACTACAGGATGCCGGAGCTGGTCTCCTCGCCCGCGCTGGTGGCGTGGGCCGTGCTGTGCGGGCCGGCGATCGGCCTGGCCGGAGCGCTTTTCGGTGAGGCGGTCAAACGTGCCGAACAGAAACGCCCGACCACCACCCGGTTGCTGTGGGTCATGCCCCTCGGGTTCGCCGTGGTCGGGGCGGTCTCCATCTGGGTGCCGTGGGTGCTGGGCAACGGGCACCCGGTCACGCAGACCGTCACGAACCAGGTGGCCGAGGTCGGGCCGCAGGCGCTTGGGCTGATCACCCTGCTGCTGCTCGCCAAGGCGGTCACCACACTGATCACGGTCAGGGCGGGTGCCTGGGGAGGAACCCTCAACCCCGGTATCGCGCTGGGCGCGGCCCTCGGGGGTTTGACCGGACTCGTGTGGTCGCTGATCTGGCCGGGATCCAACCTCGTCGCCTGCGTGTTCATCGGTGCCGCGGCCTTCCTGGGCGCCTCCATCAAGGCCCCCCTGACCGGATTCGCGCTGGTGCTGGAACTCACGCACTCCGGCGCGACGGTCCTGGTGCCGACGGCCCTGGCGATCGCGGGAGCCACGGCGGCCGCATCCTGGTGGCGCAACCGCGGAAAGAAACACGACGAGAACAACGACGATGAGGAAACGGGTCCTGTCGCTCTCACGACAGGACCCGTTGAAAAGGTGAACTGA
- a CDS encoding acyl-CoA carboxylase subunit beta produces MSKQHTMAERLQQLEEARTKVEAGGGAEKLEKQRARGKMTARDRIEELIDEGSFQETGAFRRNRTTTFGMDKAYMAADGVVTGSATVLGRPVHLASQDFTVMGGSAGETHSIKVTEMLEASLSTGTPFIFINDSGGARVQEGIDSLSGYGKVFYANVLLSGAVPQISIISGPCAGGAAYSPALTDFIIQTRKAHMFITGPGVIKQVTGEEVTQDALGGADAHMGRSGVIDFVADDDEQAILIAKKLLSFLPQNNSEEPPIVDPDDSIEPNEKLREIIPLEGNKGYDIRDIIAEIVDHRDFLEVQAGWARNIVVGFARINGRSIGIIANQPSVMSGVLDIDSSDKGSKFIRFCNAFNIPVVNLVDVPGFLPGVAQEHGGIIRHGAKMLFAYSAATVPKITVVLRKAYGGAYLAMCSKDLGADKVFAWPTAEIAVMGAEGAANVVFRREIEAAEDTEARREELVEEYRETFSTPYMAASRGLVDDIIDPADTRREIALSLELLAGKRQLRPAKKHGLFPA; encoded by the coding sequence ATGAGCAAGCAACACACCATGGCCGAGCGCCTTCAGCAGCTCGAGGAGGCCCGGACAAAGGTCGAGGCCGGAGGCGGTGCCGAGAAGCTGGAAAAGCAGCGCGCCCGCGGCAAGATGACCGCCCGCGACCGCATCGAGGAGTTGATCGACGAGGGCTCCTTCCAGGAAACCGGCGCCTTCCGCCGCAACCGCACCACCACCTTCGGAATGGACAAGGCCTACATGGCAGCCGACGGTGTGGTGACGGGCTCCGCGACCGTGCTGGGCCGTCCCGTCCACCTGGCCAGCCAGGACTTCACCGTGATGGGTGGTTCGGCCGGTGAGACCCATTCCATCAAGGTCACCGAGATGCTGGAGGCGTCGCTGTCCACCGGCACCCCGTTCATCTTCATCAACGACTCGGGCGGTGCCCGCGTGCAGGAGGGCATCGACTCCCTCTCCGGCTACGGCAAGGTCTTCTACGCCAACGTGCTGCTCTCCGGTGCGGTGCCGCAGATCTCGATCATCTCCGGCCCCTGTGCCGGTGGCGCGGCCTATTCGCCGGCCCTGACCGACTTCATCATCCAGACCCGCAAGGCCCACATGTTCATCACGGGCCCGGGCGTGATCAAGCAGGTCACCGGTGAGGAGGTCACCCAGGACGCCCTCGGCGGTGCCGACGCCCACATGGGCCGCTCCGGTGTCATCGACTTCGTTGCCGACGACGACGAGCAGGCCATCCTGATCGCGAAGAAGCTGCTCAGCTTCCTGCCGCAGAACAACTCCGAGGAGCCCCCGATCGTCGATCCCGACGATTCGATCGAGCCCAACGAGAAGCTGCGCGAGATCATCCCGCTCGAAGGCAACAAGGGCTACGACATTCGCGACATCATCGCCGAAATCGTCGATCACCGCGACTTCCTCGAGGTGCAGGCCGGCTGGGCCCGCAACATCGTGGTCGGCTTCGCCCGAATCAACGGCCGCTCGATCGGCATCATCGCGAACCAGCCGAGCGTCATGTCGGGTGTCCTCGACATCGACTCCTCGGACAAGGGCAGCAAGTTCATCCGCTTCTGCAACGCGTTCAACATTCCCGTGGTGAACCTCGTCGACGTTCCCGGCTTCCTGCCCGGCGTCGCCCAGGAGCACGGCGGCATCATCCGCCACGGCGCGAAGATGCTGTTCGCCTACTCCGCCGCGACTGTCCCGAAGATCACCGTCGTGCTGCGCAAGGCCTACGGCGGCGCCTACCTGGCGATGTGCTCGAAGGACCTGGGCGCCGACAAGGTGTTCGCCTGGCCGACCGCCGAAATCGCCGTCATGGGTGCCGAGGGCGCCGCGAACGTGGTGTTCCGCCGCGAGATCGAGGCCGCCGAGGACACCGAGGCTCGCCGCGAGGAGCTCGTGGAGGAATACCGCGAGACCTTCTCGACGCCGTACATGGCTGCCTCCCGTGGTCTGGTTGACGACATCATCGACCCGGCGGACACCCGCCGCGAGATCGCGCTGTCGCTGGAACTGCTGGCCGGCAAGCGCCAGCTGCGTCCCGCGAAGAAGCACGGCCTCTTCCCAGCGTGA